The following proteins are co-located in the Macadamia integrifolia cultivar HAES 741 chromosome 3, SCU_Mint_v3, whole genome shotgun sequence genome:
- the LOC122073450 gene encoding early light-induced protein 1, chloroplastic-like has translation MATSSAIQSIFANRGPVTQLSYRSTLQRQQRKVSFPVRCMAEESQQEQPPVSSTSPTTPPTPQSIPTPPPPRTPKVSTKFGDVLAFSGPAPERINGRLAMVGFVAALGAELAKGDDVIGQLMNGGLPWFLGTTVVFTLASLIPLFKGVSVQSKSNGFMTSDAELWNGRFAMIGLVALVFTEYVKGGALV, from the exons ATGGCGACCTCTTCAGCTATCCAATCCATCTTCGCTAACCGTGGCCCTGTGACTCAACTGAGCTACAGATCTACCCTACAACGCCAGCAAAGGAAGGTCAGCTTCCCAGTACGGTGTATGGCTGAGGAAAGCCAGCAGGAGCAACCACCAGTATCATCAACTTCGCCTACAACCCCTCCTACTCCTCAATCTATCCCCACACCACCACCTCCTCGTACGCCAAAG GTTAGCACCAAGTTTGGGGATGTGTTGGCATTCAGTGGGCCAGCTCCGGAGAGAATCAACGGTAGGCTAGCGATGGTGGGGTTCGTGGCGGCTTTGGGAGCTGAGTTGGCGAAAGGAGACGATGTGATAGGGCAATTGATGAACGGTGGCCTACCCTGGTTCTTGGGGACTACTGTGGTGTTTACCTTGGCGTCGTTGATTCCACTTTTTAAGGGGGTGAGTGTACAGTCGAAGTCGAACGGGTTCATGACTTCGGATGCCGAGCTGTGGAATGGGAGGTTTGCGATGATAGGATTGGTGGCGTTGGTCTTCACCGAGTATGTTAAGGGCGGAGCACTTGtgtag